The Thermanaerothrix sp. genome has a window encoding:
- the hisH gene encoding imidazole glycerol phosphate synthase subunit HisH has product MIGIVDYRAGNLANLQRALSRIGFDSRVLATPEEAKPRDVGVLFLPGVGSFGAASRWLEESRWSIGLLDWVESGLPLIGICLGMQLMFQRSLEDGDNRGLGIFRGTVEPFRGRRLIHMGWERVSWLHSPPADDGAFYFVHRYCCVESEDIWGSCAPEGSQGFVAAARRGSAMGFQFHPERSGQGGLRLLENVIKEVAGGWS; this is encoded by the coding sequence TTGATAGGGATCGTGGACTACCGGGCGGGCAACCTGGCAAACCTTCAAAGGGCCCTCTCAAGGATAGGATTTGACTCCCGGGTGCTGGCAACCCCCGAAGAAGCTAAGCCCCGGGACGTAGGGGTTCTGTTCCTCCCAGGCGTGGGCTCCTTCGGCGCCGCTTCCAGATGGCTTGAGGAATCCCGATGGAGCATAGGGCTCCTGGACTGGGTTGAATCGGGGCTGCCCCTCATAGGCATATGCCTTGGCATGCAGCTCATGTTCCAAAGGAGCCTGGAGGACGGGGACAACCGGGGGCTTGGGATATTCCGTGGCACCGTGGAGCCCTTCCGGGGGCGGCGGCTCATCCACATGGGATGGGAGCGGGTGAGCTGGCTCCACTCACCCCCCGCCGACGATGGCGCCTTCTACTTCGTGCACCGCTACTGCTGCGTTGAATCGGAGGACATCTGGGGATCATGCGCCCCCGAAGGCTCCCAAGGTTTCGTGGCCGCCGCAAGACGGGGCAGCGCCATGGGGTTTCAGTTCCACCCGGAACGGAGCGGACAGGGGGGGCTTAGGCTTTTGGAGAACGTCATCAAGGAGGTGGCAGGAGGTTGGAGCTGA
- a CDS encoding helicase-related protein, whose product MELMEDGAGGFYPWQERAYEAIRDRNGILSAPTGSGKTWVAYRWAGLMDREGRANLPKGRVIFTAPIKALSNERYLDLKGMGFDVGLETGDFKKNSDAPVLCCTQEIYTLKYSARPNQMVVVDEFHFIFGDSERARAYIDGIRGTHRDSRLLVMSATFGNPSAVKEYLEEMAQRDFVLFETSERVTDLVFRRKGVKFSQIHDALVFAFSRKGVEYTAREIARTRKRIPREDRARLREMAHILEVDQVPDVLLKGVGIYYGSLLPKEKLLVEMAFRERVLDVVVGTDALSLGVNLPAETVVFAQMAKYFDGPLSKNEFLQMAGRAGRRGFFETGYVTFIPKSRCEHPDYDTERLYMKLLVAPKEPARIEVRPSVGMLLRKERTYEEEARVVASCSLPKREYESVLGEIQETMYLINRTVNFVKDPKARRRLKRALGDLWFDEMSVTANIAAAHLFVKHGTPHALDLAEALRREERNYLQALLKVKRYANRLPEGYSIEGLDQVDREINAIDSTVFGFEEKIGQLKVSEEAWDFEE is encoded by the coding sequence GCTGGGCGGGGCTCATGGACCGTGAGGGGCGGGCGAACCTTCCGAAGGGCAGGGTCATATTCACCGCCCCCATAAAGGCCCTGTCCAACGAGAGGTACCTGGACCTTAAGGGCATGGGCTTCGACGTGGGGCTGGAGACCGGGGATTTCAAGAAGAACTCCGACGCCCCGGTGCTTTGCTGCACCCAGGAGATATACACCCTGAAGTACTCGGCAAGACCCAACCAGATGGTGGTGGTGGACGAGTTCCACTTCATCTTCGGGGACTCCGAGCGGGCCAGGGCGTACATAGACGGCATAAGGGGCACCCACCGGGACTCCAGGCTGCTGGTCATGTCCGCCACCTTCGGGAACCCCAGCGCCGTGAAGGAGTACCTGGAGGAGATGGCCCAGAGGGACTTCGTGCTCTTCGAGACCTCCGAACGGGTCACCGACCTGGTGTTCCGCCGCAAGGGGGTGAAGTTCTCCCAGATCCACGACGCTTTGGTGTTCGCCTTCTCCAGGAAGGGGGTTGAGTACACCGCCCGGGAGATAGCCAGGACCCGCAAGCGCATCCCCCGGGAAGACCGGGCCAGGCTCAGGGAGATGGCCCACATACTTGAGGTGGATCAGGTGCCCGACGTGCTGCTGAAGGGCGTGGGCATCTACTACGGCAGCCTCCTGCCCAAGGAGAAGCTGTTGGTGGAGATGGCCTTCAGGGAACGGGTTTTGGACGTGGTGGTGGGCACCGACGCTTTATCCCTTGGGGTGAACCTGCCGGCGGAGACCGTGGTGTTCGCCCAGATGGCCAAGTACTTCGACGGTCCCTTGAGCAAGAACGAGTTCCTCCAGATGGCGGGTCGGGCGGGGCGGAGGGGTTTCTTCGAGACCGGCTACGTGACCTTCATACCAAAGAGCCGCTGCGAACACCCGGACTACGACACCGAGCGGCTTTACATGAAGCTGCTCGTAGCTCCAAAGGAGCCCGCCAGGATAGAGGTGCGCCCCTCGGTGGGGATGCTTCTTAGGAAGGAGCGCACCTACGAGGAGGAGGCCAGGGTGGTGGCGTCGTGCTCTTTACCCAAGCGGGAGTACGAGTCGGTGCTAGGTGAGATCCAGGAGACCATGTACCTCATAAACAGGACCGTGAACTTCGTGAAGGATCCCAAGGCCCGCCGGAGGCTCAAACGGGCCTTAGGCGACCTTTGGTTCGACGAGATGTCCGTCACCGCCAACATAGCGGCGGCTCATCTGTTCGTAAAGCACGGGACGCCCCACGCCCTTGACCTGGCGGAGGCGCTGCGCCGGGAGGAGAGGAACTACCTGCAGGCGCTGCTTAAGGTTAAGCGCTACGCCAACCGCCTGCCGGAGGGCTACTCCATAGAGGGCCTTGACCAGGTGGACAGGGAGATAAACGCCATAGACTCCACGGTGTTTGGCTTTGAGGAGAAGATAGGGCAGCTAAAGGTGTCCGAGGAGGCCTGGGACTTCGAGGAGTGA
- the hisIE gene encoding bifunctional phosphoribosyl-AMP cyclohydrolase/phosphoribosyl-ATP diphosphatase HisIE, translated as MEDVKLKFDRRGLIPVAVQSVRSGRLLMLAYANQEALERTLKGGEAWFYSRSRDELWHKGKTSGNVMKVLEVRVDCDGDAVMYLVEESGPACHTGESSCFHRVLFGQGGEECLFLHRLEEVIAERAFGEDETSYTRRLLEAGPQRAAQKVGEEAVETAIALATGDAERAVEEAADLLYHLLVALKSRDIPLNRVLKRLAERHRDRA; from the coding sequence GTGGAGGACGTAAAGCTTAAGTTCGACCGAAGGGGGCTCATCCCCGTGGCGGTACAGAGCGTAAGAAGCGGAAGGCTCCTCATGCTGGCCTACGCAAACCAAGAGGCCCTGGAGAGGACCTTAAAGGGCGGCGAGGCATGGTTCTACAGCCGCTCAAGGGACGAACTATGGCACAAGGGGAAGACCAGCGGCAACGTGATGAAGGTCTTGGAGGTGCGGGTGGACTGCGACGGGGACGCGGTGATGTACCTGGTGGAGGAATCGGGCCCCGCCTGCCACACTGGCGAGAGCTCGTGCTTCCACCGGGTACTTTTCGGCCAGGGCGGGGAGGAGTGCCTCTTCCTGCACCGCCTGGAGGAGGTCATAGCCGAAAGGGCCTTTGGGGAGGACGAGACGAGCTACACCCGAAGGCTTCTCGAGGCGGGCCCTCAAAGGGCGGCCCAAAAGGTGGGGGAGGAGGCGGTTGAGACCGCCATAGCCCTGGCAACGGGGGACGCCGAAAGGGCCGTGGAGGAGGCGGCGGACCTCCTTTACCACCTTCTGGTGGCCCTTAAAAGCCGGGATATCCCGCTTAACCGGGTCTTAAAGCGTCTTGCGGAACGCCACAGGGACCGGGCCTGA
- a CDS encoding 1-(5-phosphoribosyl)-5-[(5-phosphoribosylamino)methylideneamino] imidazole-4-carboxamide isomerase, whose protein sequence is MELIPAVDLYGGNVVRLTEGRFERATIYPLDLSSLGERFLRDGAQWVHVVDLEGAKMGEPKHLKALRALKSLGLKVQFGGGLRSVDWCLRALDAGADRVMVGSALFDASKAPEDFSKALGEALVAAVDHRGGKVCVRGWTQETDITVDRALEDLSAQGVSLFLVTCAERDGTLEGPDLNTYSRICQRHQVIAAGGIRDPKDLKALKACGAVGAVAGKALYEGGLDIREAMEVLKWG, encoded by the coding sequence TTGGAGCTGATCCCCGCCGTAGACCTTTACGGAGGCAACGTGGTGCGGCTCACCGAAGGGCGGTTCGAAAGGGCAACCATATATCCACTGGATCTTTCCTCCCTGGGGGAGAGGTTCCTTCGGGATGGGGCCCAGTGGGTTCACGTGGTGGACCTGGAGGGGGCAAAGATGGGGGAGCCGAAACACCTAAAGGCCCTGAGGGCCCTCAAGTCCCTTGGGCTCAAGGTGCAGTTCGGCGGGGGCTTGAGGTCCGTGGATTGGTGCTTAAGAGCCCTTGACGCCGGGGCGGACCGGGTAATGGTTGGAAGCGCCCTCTTCGACGCCTCCAAGGCGCCGGAGGACTTCTCAAAGGCCCTGGGGGAAGCCCTGGTGGCGGCGGTGGACCACCGGGGCGGCAAGGTCTGCGTAAGGGGATGGACCCAGGAGACCGACATAACCGTGGACCGGGCCCTGGAGGATCTGTCCGCCCAGGGGGTGTCCCTATTCCTAGTCACCTGTGCGGAAAGGGACGGGACCTTGGAAGGGCCGGACCTTAACACCTACAGCAGGATATGCCAAAGGCACCAGGTCATCGCCGCGGGAGGCATAAGGGACCCAAAGGACCTTAAGGCCCTCAAGGCCTGCGGGGCCGTGGGCGCCGTGGCGGGAAAGGCCCTTTACGAAGGTGGCCTTGACATACGGGAGGCGATGGAGGTGCTCAAATGGGGATGA
- a CDS encoding imidazoleglycerol-phosphate dehydratase, with translation MIASVERTTRETRVALTLKHPGEGRFEAEMERSFLTHMLEALCLNCPMDLLGGAEGDTQVDMHHLTEDVGIVMGQCLLKVWPAKPRRRYGWCVLPMDESLVRAAVDLSGRPGAYFSGPLPRGRIGAFDSELTFEFFRALAVEARMTLHLDVLKCSNLHHGVEACFKAVGRALGEALKPGRNMSTKGVTEV, from the coding sequence ATGATAGCGTCGGTGGAACGGACCACCCGGGAGACCCGGGTGGCGTTGACCCTCAAGCACCCGGGGGAAGGCCGCTTTGAGGCGGAAATGGAACGCTCGTTTCTCACCCACATGCTGGAGGCCCTGTGCCTAAACTGCCCCATGGACCTCCTAGGCGGCGCCGAAGGGGACACCCAGGTGGACATGCACCACCTTACGGAGGACGTGGGGATCGTCATGGGCCAGTGCCTCTTGAAGGTATGGCCCGCAAAGCCCCGACGCCGCTACGGCTGGTGCGTGCTTCCCATGGACGAGTCGCTGGTAAGGGCGGCGGTGGACCTCTCGGGAAGACCCGGGGCTTACTTCTCAGGCCCCCTCCCCAGGGGCAGGATCGGGGCCTTCGACTCGGAGCTCACCTTCGAGTTCTTCCGGGCCCTGGCGGTGGAAGCTCGCATGACCCTGCATTTGGACGTGCTTAAGTGCTCCAACCTGCACCACGGGGTGGAGGCGTGCTTCAAGGCCGTGGGCAGGGCCCTGGGTGAGGCCTTGAAGCCCGGACGCAACATGAGCACCAAGGGGGTGACGGAGGTTTGA
- the hisF gene encoding imidazole glycerol phosphate synthase subunit HisF — MGMIRIIPCLDVKDGRVVKGVGFEGLKDSGDPAEMGERYCLEGADELVFLDITASYEARSTRLEWVLNVAKVMTIPFSVGGGISSEDQAVELVRLGADKISVNSAAVMDPGLIGRCALRLGSQAVVVAVDAKRTQGGFRVFIKGGREDTGMDMAEWVSRLEGLGAGEVLLTSIDRDGTAQGYDLEMIRLAREATKLPIIASGGAGTPKHFAEAAEAGADGLLAASVFHYGAIKIPELKDMLKGLGVPVRI, encoded by the coding sequence ATGGGGATGATCAGGATAATCCCTTGCCTTGACGTGAAGGACGGCCGGGTGGTCAAGGGGGTTGGCTTCGAGGGCCTTAAGGACTCGGGGGACCCGGCGGAGATGGGGGAAAGGTACTGCCTTGAAGGGGCGGACGAGCTGGTGTTCCTGGACATCACCGCCTCCTACGAGGCCAGGAGCACCAGGCTGGAGTGGGTTCTCAACGTGGCCAAGGTCATGACCATACCCTTCAGCGTAGGAGGCGGCATATCAAGCGAGGACCAGGCGGTGGAACTGGTCCGCCTTGGGGCGGACAAGATAAGCGTCAACAGCGCCGCCGTGATGGACCCGGGCCTCATAGGCCGCTGCGCCCTAAGGCTTGGCAGCCAGGCGGTGGTGGTGGCGGTGGACGCCAAAAGGACCCAAGGCGGCTTCCGGGTTTTCATAAAAGGAGGGCGAGAGGACACCGGGATGGACATGGCGGAATGGGTCTCCCGTCTTGAGGGCCTAGGCGCCGGGGAGGTGCTGCTCACCTCCATAGACAGGGACGGCACCGCCCAGGGCTACGACCTTGAGATGATCCGCCTGGCCAGGGAGGCCACGAAGCTTCCCATAATAGCCTCCGGCGGGGCGGGGACGCCTAAGCACTTCGCCGAGGCCGCCGAGGCGGGGGCCGACGGGCTCTTGGCGGCATCGGTGTTCCACTACGGCGCCATAAAGATACCGGAGCTGAAGGACATGCTAAAGGGGCTTGGAGTACCGGTCAGGATTTGA